One window from the genome of bacterium encodes:
- a CDS encoding DNA recombination protein RmuC yields MNVLAIGIAVIVLLILQGIGFWFIFGRGKRGSVLPEDTSAMMLLQKQVQEMARVLDTRVSESSRAMQESVDRQHSESTRLIKEITQEITSVKEIGRQTGKFAEQLQNLQDVLSNPKQRGILGEYYLETVLKNVLPPGMYTMQHPFSNGEIVDAAVFISDKIVPIDSKFSLDNYNRFIGSPLNTPERASAEKAFVNDLKLRISETAKYIRPEEGTMDFAFMFIPSEGIYYDLLVNTIGSGEEENLIQRAAAKYKVIIVSPTSFLAYLQTVMQGLKALQIEQKAVEIQKRVGELGKHIGSYEEFYKKLGNSLGTAVSHYNSGYKELGKIDKDVYRIAESRAGVEPTLLEKPFLNSNSKCPLL; encoded by the coding sequence ATGAATGTCCTTGCCATCGGCATCGCGGTCATCGTACTCCTCATACTCCAAGGAATCGGTTTCTGGTTCATCTTCGGGCGGGGGAAGCGGGGGAGCGTTCTCCCCGAAGATACTTCGGCCATGATGCTTCTCCAGAAGCAGGTACAGGAGATGGCGCGCGTGCTCGACACCCGCGTGTCGGAATCCTCCCGCGCCATGCAGGAAAGCGTCGACCGGCAGCATTCGGAATCGACGAGGCTCATCAAGGAAATCACGCAGGAGATCACCTCGGTCAAGGAGATCGGGCGGCAGACCGGGAAATTCGCCGAGCAGCTCCAGAACCTTCAGGATGTGCTCAGCAATCCGAAACAACGGGGAATTCTCGGCGAGTATTATCTCGAGACCGTGCTTAAGAACGTGCTTCCGCCCGGGATGTATACGATGCAGCACCCGTTTTCTAACGGCGAGATAGTGGATGCGGCCGTTTTCATAAGCGACAAGATCGTGCCGATCGATTCCAAGTTCTCGCTCGATAACTACAACCGCTTTATCGGATCACCCCTCAATACCCCCGAGCGCGCAAGCGCGGAGAAAGCATTCGTGAACGATTTGAAGCTTCGGATAAGCGAAACCGCCAAGTATATCCGCCCCGAGGAAGGAACGATGGATTTCGCCTTCATGTTCATCCCCTCCGAGGGCATCTATTACGACCTTCTCGTAAACACGATCGGAAGCGGGGAAGAGGAGAACCTCATCCAGCGCGCCGCCGCCAAATACAAAGTGATCATCGTCTCGCCCACCTCGTTCCTCGCGTACCTCCAGACCGTGATGCAGGGCCTCAAGGCGCTCCAGATCGAGCAGAAGGCGGTCGAAATCCAGAAACGGGTAGGGGAACTCGGAAAGCACATCGGCAGCTACGAGGAATTTTATAAGAAGCTCGGGAACTCCCTCGGGACGGCCGTCTCCCACTACAACAGCGGGTATAAGGAGCTCGGGAAGATAGACAAGGACGTATACCGCATCGCGGAGTCCAGGGCGGGGGTTGAGCCTACGCTCCTTGAGAAACCCTTCTTGAATTCAAACTCTAAATGCCCGCTTCTTTAA
- a CDS encoding IS30 family transposase: MYTHLTFEERECIGLMRAAYFWPVEIARELNRDPKTIRRELRRSKPLFEGYRPSRAHKDARKKKKIPRRGKKLNYAPLQRVVYAKLRLRWSPEQIAQYLKQHYATDTRMQVSHESIYTYIYVLPRGSLRKELTSYLRQGAEGRRRRYRVHDRRGKIPNMVSIHERPKETEDRSVPGHWESDLIIGKGHQSAIATLVERTTRMTILVPLREKTAPAVRMALTKTVKSLPREAFRSITHDRGSEMAEHELFTKETRVQVYFADPQSPWQRGTNENTNGLIRQYFPKGTDFRRVPTKYLKQAQKQLNTRPRKAIGFKTPEEAFALLLKKRAFRV, from the coding sequence ATGTATACCCACCTAACGTTCGAGGAACGAGAATGCATTGGTCTTATGCGTGCAGCCTACTTCTGGCCAGTCGAAATCGCACGCGAGCTCAATCGCGATCCTAAAACCATCAGACGAGAGCTCAGACGCTCGAAACCGTTGTTTGAAGGATACCGACCAAGCCGGGCACACAAAGATGCACGAAAGAAAAAGAAAATCCCGAGACGCGGGAAGAAGCTCAACTACGCGCCTCTTCAGCGTGTCGTGTATGCAAAGCTCCGGCTTCGCTGGAGCCCGGAGCAGATTGCGCAGTACTTGAAACAGCACTACGCTACAGATACTCGTATGCAAGTCTCCCACGAATCCATCTACACCTATATCTATGTGCTCCCGCGCGGGAGCCTCCGCAAGGAGCTTACGTCGTACCTGCGCCAGGGCGCCGAAGGGCGCAGGCGCAGGTATCGGGTGCACGACAGGCGAGGAAAGATACCCAATATGGTGAGTATTCACGAGCGCCCCAAAGAAACGGAAGACCGCTCAGTACCTGGACACTGGGAGAGCGACCTCATTATCGGCAAAGGACATCAATCAGCCATTGCGACCTTGGTGGAACGCACCACGCGCATGACCATTCTGGTGCCGCTCAGAGAAAAGACCGCTCCTGCGGTGCGCATGGCACTTACGAAAACCGTGAAGAGCTTGCCCCGCGAAGCCTTCCGATCAATCACCCATGATCGCGGCAGCGAGATGGCTGAGCACGAACTCTTCACCAAAGAGACCAGGGTGCAGGTGTATTTCGCTGATCCACAAAGCCCGTGGCAGCGTGGTACAAACGAAAATACCAATGGCCTTATTCGTCAGTATTTCCCCAAGGGAACGGACTTCCGGCGGGTGCCAACTAAGTATTTGAAGCAAGCGCAGAAGCAGCTCAATACTCGGCCCAGAAAAGCTATCGGCTTCAAAACACCTGAAGAAGCATTTGCGCTATTATTAAAGAAGCGGGCATTTAGAGTTTGA
- a CDS encoding GatB/YqeY domain-containing protein yields the protein MTIHETIKAGIPEAMKARDAVRLETLRSLVTAMTNEVVAKKRKPDEFLTDEEALAVLKRSANQRKDSIEQFTNAGRAELAGKEKAELAIIETLLPSMMGREEIETIARAKMAELGISGKAEAGRFTGMLMKELKGKADGADVKAVVDALLV from the coding sequence ATGACCATTCACGAAACGATCAAAGCAGGCATTCCGGAAGCCATGAAGGCCCGGGACGCCGTGCGGCTTGAGACCCTCCGGTCTCTCGTAACGGCCATGACGAACGAAGTCGTCGCGAAGAAACGGAAGCCGGACGAATTCCTCACCGACGAGGAAGCCCTCGCAGTCCTTAAGCGTTCGGCGAACCAGCGCAAGGATTCCATCGAGCAGTTCACGAACGCGGGCCGGGCGGAACTCGCCGGGAAGGAGAAAGCCGAGCTCGCCATCATCGAGACGCTCCTGCCTTCCATGATGGGCCGCGAGGAGATCGAAACGATAGCCAGGGCCAAGATGGCGGAGCTTGGCATTTCTGGTAAGGCCGAGGCCGGCCGTTTTACCGGCATGCTCATGAAGGAGCTCAAGGGTAAGGCCGACGGGGCTGACGTAAAGGCGGTCGTGGATGCGCTTCTGGTTTAA
- the murF gene encoding UDP-N-acetylmuramoyl-tripeptide--D-alanyl-D-alanine ligase, translated as MKTILRSITAELLAVLARLIVRKYKPAIVMVTGSVGKTSTKDAVAATLHTALFVRASAKSYNSEFGVPLTILGAANPWSNPLGWARVFKEALALLILPNHYPKVLVLEVGADRPGDLARILRIATPSLVIVTRLPAVPVHVEAYASPEAVREEEFAPAYALAPGAPLVLSADDSFALALAKRLDTKTVTYGMAPDADVRVINPGLHIEAGKPVGMQATLRAAKEEARIIIRGALGEQQLLPAAAAIAAALALGLSFADALEGLASYAPPPGRTRLLEGANGSLLIDDSYNSSPAAVEEGLKALNLLRAKRRIAVLADMLELGRYSVAEHERIGALAAESADIVVAVGIRARALAEKAREGNEENVLAFDSAREAAGTLRGLIQEGDVLLIKGSQSMRMERVTEALLADPLDAAKLVRQDREWKRKL; from the coding sequence ATGAAAACAATCCTTAGATCGATAACGGCCGAATTGCTTGCGGTGCTCGCGCGCCTTATCGTGCGCAAGTACAAGCCGGCCATCGTCATGGTCACGGGATCGGTGGGGAAGACGTCGACCAAGGACGCGGTCGCCGCGACGCTCCATACGGCGCTCTTCGTCCGGGCGAGCGCTAAAAGCTATAACAGCGAGTTCGGCGTCCCGCTCACGATCCTCGGCGCGGCGAACCCGTGGTCGAATCCGCTCGGCTGGGCGCGGGTATTCAAGGAAGCACTCGCGCTCCTTATCCTTCCCAACCACTATCCGAAAGTGCTCGTACTTGAGGTTGGCGCCGACCGCCCGGGAGATTTGGCACGGATACTCCGGATCGCGACGCCGAGCCTCGTGATCGTGACAAGGCTCCCGGCCGTGCCCGTGCATGTGGAGGCCTATGCGAGCCCCGAAGCAGTGCGGGAAGAGGAGTTCGCCCCCGCCTATGCGCTCGCCCCCGGTGCCCCGCTCGTCCTTTCGGCGGACGATTCTTTCGCGCTCGCGCTCGCGAAGCGCCTCGACACCAAGACCGTTACGTACGGCATGGCACCGGATGCTGACGTGCGAGTCATAAATCCGGGGCTCCATATCGAAGCAGGAAAGCCGGTCGGCATGCAGGCCACGCTTCGCGCGGCGAAGGAAGAAGCGCGGATTATCATTCGCGGCGCGCTTGGCGAACAGCAGCTTCTTCCGGCGGCCGCTGCGATCGCCGCGGCGCTCGCGCTCGGTTTGTCGTTTGCCGATGCCCTCGAAGGTCTTGCAAGCTACGCCCCGCCTCCAGGGCGCACGCGGCTCCTTGAGGGCGCGAACGGCTCCCTCCTTATCGACGACTCATACAATTCTTCTCCGGCAGCGGTCGAGGAAGGACTCAAAGCGCTCAACCTGCTGCGGGCGAAGCGCCGCATCGCCGTTCTCGCGGATATGCTCGAGCTCGGGCGCTATTCGGTCGCCGAGCACGAGCGCATCGGAGCGCTTGCCGCCGAAAGCGCCGATATCGTCGTCGCGGTCGGTATTCGCGCCCGAGCGCTCGCCGAAAAGGCGCGGGAAGGGAACGAAGAGAACGTGCTTGCCTTCGACAGCGCGCGGGAAGCGGCGGGCACGCTTCGCGGCCTTATACAAGAAGGCGATGTCCTGCTTATCAAAGGCTCCCAATCGATGCGCATGGAGCGCGTAACGGAAGCGCTCCTTGCCGATCCGCTCGATGCCGCGAAGCTGGTGCGCCAGGATCGGGAGTGGAAGCGGAAGCTTTGA
- the tnpA gene encoding IS200/IS605 family transposase: MRISRNKRTIRTVSHCFYDLKYHFVWTPKYRGKVLASDKVKHEVRRIFESICRWKHWEIVELSIQDDHIHLVLLATPRDSVSYVMQILKGKSSAWLKKKIKRTHDLYERQSLWARAGTSSPPSDSTSTSSAATYATSIITRRSTSLRSSRN, translated from the coding sequence ATACGTATTTCGCGAAACAAACGTACGATACGCACAGTATCTCACTGTTTCTATGACCTCAAATACCACTTCGTCTGGACGCCCAAGTACCGTGGCAAGGTGCTCGCTTCCGACAAGGTCAAGCACGAGGTGCGCAGGATATTCGAATCGATCTGCCGTTGGAAGCACTGGGAGATCGTCGAGCTCAGCATCCAGGACGACCATATCCACCTCGTCCTCCTTGCGACGCCTCGGGACTCCGTCTCCTATGTCATGCAAATCCTCAAGGGCAAGAGCTCTGCCTGGCTCAAGAAGAAGATCAAGCGCACCCACGACCTCTACGAGCGCCAGTCTCTCTGGGCGCGCGCGGGTACTTCGTCTCCACCATCGGACTCGACGAGTACATCATCCGCCGCTACGTACGCCACCAGCATCATCACGAGGAGATCGACCAGCCTTCGCTCTTCGCGAAACTGA